From one Triticum aestivum cultivar Chinese Spring chromosome 4B, IWGSC CS RefSeq v2.1, whole genome shotgun sequence genomic stretch:
- the LOC123089995 gene encoding uncharacterized protein, whose translation MVALIAERPIKIDPDLYGDSKTHFFVYWTTDRKNGCSNLDCDGFVPVNLATITPGDTLEPSRGHMNITLKIFKSKEDGDWWLHFGHDINNLSPVGYWPKSLLNGMQDHADDIEWVGSTFSFSGEISPLMGNGHWPRSNSAASFRNVQYIDRNGKGYDPPMGSLHAFESHKQCYRTGVFQLQVQGNMFYYGGPGGCTG comes from the exons atggtggcattGATCGCAGAGAGGCCTATCAAG ATTGATCCAGATCTATATGGTGATAGCAAAACACATTTCTTCGTATACTGGACG ACTGATAGGAAGAATGGATGTTCTAACTTGGATTGTGACGGCTTTGTACCTGTAAACTTGGCTACTATTACTCCCGGAGATACTTTGGAGCCATCTCGTGGACACATGAATATTACATTGAAGATATTTAAG AGTAAAGAAGATGGAGATTGGTGGCTACACTTTGGACATGATATCAATAATCTTAGCCCAGTAGGGTATTGGCCAAAAAGTCTTCTCAATGGCATGCAAGACCATGCCGACGATATAGAATGGGTAGGAAGTACTTTTTCCTTCTCCGGGGAGATTAGTCCACTGATGGGCAACGGGCACTGGCCAAGAAGCAATTCAGCAGCATCTTTTCGGAATGTTCAGTATATTGATAGGAATGGTAAAGGTTATGATCCTCCTATGGGTAGTCTTCATGCTTTTGAGAGCCACAAACAATGCTATCGGACTGGTGTATTTCAGCTTCAGGTCCAAGGCAACATGTTCTACTATGGGGGCCCAGGTGGTTGCActggttaa
- the LOC123091227 gene encoding protein TRIGALACTOSYLDIACYLGLYCEROL 5, chloroplastic, whose translation MGAAKRSGGEKGLLWRLPEVTSRELGKIGPAFGLGIGCGAGAGVGFFGGAGLGYGFPGLTLGFGVGAGCGIGFGFGYGLGKGIAHDEKKRHSNVGKMFQETPNLPKDTIAGLFDELVVNTKKLATATSKQIEKWH comes from the exons atgggggcggcgaagAGAAGCGGGGGTGAGAAGGGGCTCCTCTGGAGGCTGCCGGAGGTCACCTCAAGGGAGCTCGGCAAGATCGGCCCCGCCTTCGGGCTCGGCATCGGCtgcggcgccggcgccggagtcggcTTCTTCGGCG GTGCAGGATTAGGTTATGGATTTCCTGGACTCACTTTAGGCTTCGGAGTTGGAGCTGGCTGCGGTATAGGATTTGGTTTTGGTTATGGCTTGGGCAAAGGAATTGCTCATGATGAAAAGAAAAGACATTCAAACGTTGGTAAAATGTTCCAGGAAACTCCAAATCTGCCTAA GGACACCATTGCCGGTTTATTTGACGAGTTGGTTGTAAACACCAAAAAGCTTGCCACCGCAACTTCAAAACAGATTGAAAAATGGCACTGA